One window from the genome of Candidatus Rhabdochlamydia sp. T3358 encodes:
- a CDS encoding plasmid pRiA4b ORF-3 family protein, with the protein MHFKTQGKCVGCKEKYAPAKGKTHLLKCADALRFLRSQAKLEEGYLVRISWAEQPNMYWMLTAVSKSLTLGDLDQFLRDAWLECCGHLSEFIIEGRRYMSHTESGNPSQSMKKQVGQIFSSNLKFEYVYDMGSSTELVLQVLKTIEACPQKKVTLLMQNDPPSFLCEICKKQSQILCSLCGDTTCNHCSKRHSCAEQEEDTYMLMPLVNSPRTGVCGYEGKT; encoded by the coding sequence ATGCACTTCAAAACTCAAGGCAAATGTGTTGGCTGCAAAGAAAAATATGCTCCAGCCAAGGGAAAGACTCATTTACTCAAGTGCGCAGATGCTCTACGATTCTTGCGCTCTCAGGCAAAGTTAGAAGAAGGATATCTCGTTCGTATTTCTTGGGCTGAGCAGCCGAATATGTATTGGATGCTGACCGCTGTCTCCAAAAGCCTTACACTTGGTGATCTAGATCAATTTTTAAGAGATGCCTGGCTTGAGTGCTGCGGCCATCTCAGCGAATTTATAATTGAGGGCCGACGTTACATGTCGCACACCGAGTCAGGAAACCCTAGCCAATCGATGAAAAAGCAAGTAGGTCAAATCTTCTCTTCTAATTTGAAATTTGAGTACGTGTATGATATGGGTTCTTCTACAGAGCTGGTATTACAGGTTCTAAAGACAATTGAAGCCTGTCCCCAAAAGAAAGTAACTCTGCTCATGCAAAATGATCCTCCTTCATTCTTGTGTGAAATTTGCAAAAAACAGTCTCAGATCCTTTGCTCTCTATGCGGAGACACAACCTGTAACCATTGTAGCAAACGGCACTCTTGTGCAGAACAAGAAGAAGACACTTATATGCTGATGCCTCTTGTTAATTCTCCAAGAACAGGGGTATGTGGCTATGAAGGTAAAACCTAA